Genomic DNA from Theobroma cacao cultivar B97-61/B2 chromosome 3, Criollo_cocoa_genome_V2, whole genome shotgun sequence:
TGCAACAAACCTCACACTTGAAACGCTAAATAACGTGATTGCAGAGCCCAGTGCAAAGCCAAAGCTTTTGATGGAAGAACGTGGGCCTTTAAAAGTAGAAATTGAGcctttaaaactaaaacttgGACAACTGGAAGCAAGGTTACAGGAAATTGAAGCAGAACTGAATCAAACAACAAAGAGACTAGATAACCTTGAGGTACACCGTTTCCTCTGCATGTACCAACCGAGGCACAGCATGAAGGAAAATTATGGATTCGACTAAAGCCTCGACTTCATGGGGGCTGGCTCCAGAGCAGTCTTACAGTCTATCATGACATATGTATCAAGTGTAATGATAAATACTGGCAAAGGTGTTCGCCATGTCAAAAACCtgtcttattttaattgaattgtAGATTGAATAGAGATCATCTAAACAAACAGAAATCCAATGCTCGATGTCTCCCTCTGTGATATTTGACAAACACTTTCTCCCTCCCCTTAAGCTTGAACACAAAGGTAGGAATCTATCAGAATTCCGATGGAAACCTGAACGGCATAGTTGGTATCTCACTGACTGATACTTACCCTTCTGTAAGAAGCTTAAATTACTAATTGATGAAGGAGgcaatattaataattgatgacCATCCTTCACGTTTGCTTCTGCGTAATTACAACAGTATAATTAACTAAACGGTAATCATTTATATTACAGTTCGAGACTCCTTATTCTTGGCACTGACGTTTTCGATAATTTAACAACATATGGCAAGATAACCACTCTTTGCCAGTAGCACGCAGATGAGACATGGTCCAGCAACTTAATAACTACATTGCACTCATGAGGCGTAGGTTGATCCCAAACCCAAACACAATCAGCCATCTGTCAGGTCACAAACATTACTTCCATAGACCATGAGAATATATACACTTGATGCTTAAGCAGTTaggctttttcttttgtttgattCATAAGATATAACAACTCGATTTACAAGGGTAGACGAAACATAGTTTCGCTTGGGCCTAAAGAAACATTATTCGCATTTTATGTACGAGAAAGGATAAACAGAGAAGACAGACACCTACAGCATCTTGCGTGCTGTAACTGCAGTTTTCAGTAGACATGGATGTCTACACTAATACCTCTCAGACAGCTGCTCTCTCTACCAAGTTCCTGGGCTGAAATCTTTTGGTGTGCTTGGCAGCGTAGCCACAAGCATGAGATTCTTGCCAGTGCCGCCTGACCAGCAACCCTAACTCGATATACCACACTTAAATCTGCCCACACGGCACCTGATTCAAGACTTTGTTCATATCCATCAAGATCTGCTTTTGTTACCACTACTACAGAACCATCATCAAAAGCCACAAGGTCTTGTGAAGGTGCTGTGTCTGAAgttcttaaaattaaatctgcCACATGGCTGTGCAGACCAACCTTCTTCACTTGAAGATAGTAGAACTCCTGAACAGCCTGCGATTGTAATAAAGAAAGAGATAAATCAAATCCATTGTTTCAAAAAATACAGTTTTCTATTAAAATGCATAGAAGTATGAATTCATTATTGCTGAACTTAATTGCAGAATGTAAGACCGAAGACATTATACCTGCCATTGGGAAGAAGCTAAAAGCACCCTTGGTCTAATTGACCTCACATAATCATACGCCGCAACAGGTGTCATCTGCTTATAGTGTACCTATGTGAAACCAAAACTCACATCAATGAAGCAAGAACCAATAAGTAATATGATCTAAGCTTCTTTATACGGCACTAACCAGGTAACATAAAACAATGGTTGTGCTGCGGCCACGACCAGCTTTACAGTGAACGTACGTAGTTTGCCCACATGATGcatttccttgaaaaataaaaaagatgaaaataagggCACATTTCTACCAAGGAATATTTAATACAAAAGAATGGAGAACCATTTGAACAAtgtctcttttcttttaagaaaaaggtCATGGGCAGATAAGTTTAACCAAAATAACCAACCCCCTCAAAGAACACTTACGATGAATGAAATCAATAGCTTGGCATATTGATGTCAATGATGGTGCAAAGCAGTAGTCTCTTGTAGGGATCACCAAATGGTCAATGCCATGATTCTACCGACAAAATTGTAGAAAGCAAATTAACAACTTTAGTAACAATCAAAGGATCCAAGGTACTTGAATgttaaatgcaaaaatattaacaacataattaaaaggaaattttaagtttgtaaaatcacaaaattgggaaaaagaaaaaatatttgcaGAACAAAGATAAAAAGTCTTGCAAAGTACAAAAAAATGTACACCATAAATACTAGAACAGAATGCTCACTCGATAAAGAGATGTTGGAACCAAAGTCTCATAAGGTTCATTTAGTGTAATCACTCCACGAACACCAATCTCCTTTAGCCTTGGAACATCAGTAGGGAACGGAACAGCACCTAACAGTATAAACTGTAAAAAGAACATATTAGAACTAGTCAAACAAATGTGCAACATAAGAAGAGTAAATTACAAGATAGATTCTACACAAATATGACTCTCAGAgctttcatgaaaatgaatccGCCAATTGAATGAACAAAAAAGATAAGATAGGTTAAAAAGCAAAGACTATCAGGAGAGAGTGAGTGTGACATCATGCACTCTGCAAAGTTATATCCATCCACAATATGAGGAAAATAAAGACTTTTACTTCAAAATTGATGGAAATTTAGAACACAAAAATAGCAACATTAGCCAGATTAATTAAAAACCATATACTACTTTCTCTTGTAAATGAGAATCTAATTTATCAATGCCAGCAAGCATAAACATCAATCAAGGCAATACCCCACAATGTGACCATAAAAGAAACCCATGAGCATTTAACAAATTGCAGAATGATCTGAGCAATAGTATGTATAAACATGCATTTGCCCACGTATTCAGAACAATATTATCCAACACCAATATAGCTAATAACCTGAACAACCTAGACACAAATATTATCATCTGAAACAAGCAAGCTAAATTAAACAAGCACTTGACCAAAACAGACAAAAATAAACacataaaattcaattaaaaccaTATAACAAAACAAGAAAGCATCCACATAACCTCGAAACACTCATCACCAAC
This window encodes:
- the LOC18606214 gene encoding putative dual specificity protein phosphatase DSP8 isoform X1 — translated: MHIEELKGGEMMEKAGEVEEANKSCCGNSGVLGIERNVVEWDAKRVLIGAGARALFYPTLLYNVVRNKIQAEFRWWDRVDEFILLGAVPFPTDVPRLKEIGVRGVITLNEPYETLVPTSLYRNHGIDHLVIPTRDYCFAPSLTSICQAIDFIHRNASCGQTTYVHCKAGRGRSTTIVLCYLVHYKQMTPVAAYDYVRSIRPRVLLASSQWQAVQEFYYLQVKKVGLHSHVADLILRTSDTAPSQDLVAFDDGSVVVVTKADLDGYEQSLESGAVWADLSVVYRVRVAGQAALARISCLWLRCQAHQKISAQELGRESSCLRGISVDIHVY
- the LOC18606214 gene encoding putative dual specificity protein phosphatase DSP8 isoform X2; translation: MMEKAGEVEEANKSCCGNSGVLGIERNVVEWDAKRVLIGAGARALFYPTLLYNVVRNKIQAEFRWWDRVDEFILLGAVPFPTDVPRLKEIGVRGVITLNEPYETLVPTSLYRNHGIDHLVIPTRDYCFAPSLTSICQAIDFIHRNASCGQTTYVHCKAGRGRSTTIVLCYLVHYKQMTPVAAYDYVRSIRPRVLLASSQWQAVQEFYYLQVKKVGLHSHVADLILRTSDTAPSQDLVAFDDGSVVVVTKADLDGYEQSLESGAVWADLSVVYRVRVAGQAALARISCLWLRCQAHQKISAQELGRESSCLRGISVDIHVY